The following are from one region of the Pseudomonas lalucatii genome:
- a CDS encoding GlxA family transcriptional regulator encodes MAQTFHFLLMPGFSMMGLMSAVEPLRAANRFSHELFEWRLLSLDGAAVQSSGGMSLNVDAALQMPAGADSLFVVAGYDPLEHFNSRLAAWLRRAEREVAVLGGIDTGSFVLAEAGLFGKERLTLHWEAINAFKERYPLLQVTQELFEIDGRRITSAGGTSSLDLMLTLIGRDHGHELALDVSEQFVLGRIRTRQDHQRMQIASRYDLHNKKLVQVIGEMERNSEQPLGSQALAELVSITPRQLERLFRKHLNETPSTFYLHLRLDKARQLLRQTDLSVLEVGLACGFESSSYFSRCYRSRFACCPSQDRHEHPAA; translated from the coding sequence ATGGCCCAGACCTTTCACTTCCTGCTGATGCCCGGCTTCTCGATGATGGGCCTGATGTCAGCCGTCGAACCCCTGCGCGCCGCCAACCGCTTCAGCCACGAGCTGTTCGAGTGGCGCCTGCTCAGCCTGGACGGCGCGGCGGTGCAGAGCAGCGGCGGCATGTCGCTGAACGTCGACGCCGCCCTGCAGATGCCGGCCGGCGCCGACAGCCTGTTCGTGGTCGCCGGCTACGATCCGCTGGAGCACTTCAACAGCCGCCTGGCCGCCTGGCTGCGCCGCGCCGAACGCGAGGTGGCGGTGCTCGGCGGCATCGACACCGGCAGCTTCGTCCTGGCCGAGGCCGGCCTGTTCGGCAAGGAGCGCCTGACCCTGCACTGGGAGGCGATCAACGCCTTCAAGGAGCGCTACCCCCTGCTGCAGGTGACCCAGGAACTGTTCGAGATCGACGGCCGGCGCATCACCAGCGCCGGCGGCACTTCGAGCCTGGACCTGATGCTGACCCTGATCGGCCGCGACCATGGCCACGAGCTGGCCCTGGACGTCTCCGAGCAGTTCGTCCTGGGGCGCATCCGCACCCGCCAGGACCACCAGCGCATGCAGATCGCCAGCCGCTACGACCTGCACAACAAGAAGCTGGTGCAGGTGATCGGCGAGATGGAGCGCAACAGCGAGCAGCCCCTGGGCTCCCAGGCCCTGGCCGAACTGGTCAGCATCACCCCGCGCCAGCTCGAGCGGCTGTTCCGCAAGCACCTGAACGAGACGCCCTCGACCTTCTACCTCCACCTGCGCCTGGACAAGGCCCGCCAGCTGCTGCGCCAGACCGACCTCAGCGTGCTGGAGGTCGGCCTGGCCTGCGGCTTCGAGTCCTCGTCCTACTTCTCGCGCTGCTACCGCAGCCGCTTCGCCTGCTGCCCCAGCCAGGATCGCCACGAGCACCCGGCGGCCTGA
- a CDS encoding L-carnitine dehydrogenase — translation MSFVTQIKTFAALGTGVIGAGWIARALAHGLDVVAWDPAPGAEEALRERIANAWPALKQQGLVPGAAPERLRFVATIEECVKNADFIQESAPERLELKLDLHAKISAAARPDVLIGSSTSGLLPSEFYADAVHPERCVVGHPFNPVYLLPLVEVVGGEKTAADAVQAAIQVYTALGMRPLHVRKEVPGFIADRLLEALWRESLHLVNDGVATTGEIDDAIRFGAGLRWSFMGSFLTYTLAGGNAGMRHFMSQFGPALKLPWTYLEAPELTDQLIDSVVDGTALQQGERSIAELERYRDDCLMAVMDAIKATKAKHGFDFAD, via the coding sequence ATGTCGTTCGTTACTCAGATCAAGACCTTCGCCGCCCTCGGTACCGGCGTGATCGGCGCCGGCTGGATCGCCCGCGCCCTGGCCCATGGCCTCGACGTCGTGGCCTGGGACCCGGCGCCCGGCGCCGAGGAGGCGTTGCGCGAGCGTATCGCCAACGCCTGGCCGGCGCTCAAGCAGCAGGGCCTGGTGCCCGGCGCCGCGCCCGAGCGGCTGCGCTTCGTCGCCACCATCGAGGAGTGCGTGAAGAACGCCGACTTCATCCAGGAAAGCGCGCCGGAGCGCCTCGAGCTCAAGCTCGACCTGCATGCCAAGATCAGCGCCGCCGCGCGTCCCGACGTGCTGATCGGCTCGAGCACCTCGGGCCTGCTGCCCAGCGAGTTCTACGCCGATGCCGTGCACCCCGAGCGTTGCGTGGTCGGTCACCCCTTCAATCCGGTCTACCTGCTGCCCCTGGTGGAAGTGGTCGGCGGCGAGAAGACCGCGGCGGACGCGGTGCAGGCCGCCATCCAGGTCTATACCGCGCTGGGCATGCGCCCGCTGCACGTGCGCAAGGAAGTGCCGGGCTTCATCGCCGACCGCCTGCTCGAGGCGCTGTGGCGCGAGTCGCTGCACCTGGTCAACGACGGCGTGGCCACCACCGGCGAGATCGACGACGCGATCCGCTTCGGTGCCGGCCTGCGCTGGTCGTTCATGGGCAGCTTCCTGACCTACACCCTGGCCGGCGGCAACGCCGGCATGCGCCACTTCATGTCGCAGTTCGGCCCGGCGCTGAAGCTGCCCTGGACCTATCTGGAGGCGCCGGAGCTGACCGACCAGCTGATCGACAGCGTGGTGGACGGCACCGCGCTGCAGCAGGGCGAGCGCAGCATCGCCGAGCTGGAGCGCTACCGCGACGACTGCCTGATGGCGGTGATGGACGCGATCAAGGCGACCAAGGCCAAGCACGGCTTCGACTTCGCCGACTGA
- a CDS encoding dipeptidase: MSPAEVHADSIVIDGLIIAKWNRELFEDMRKGGLTAANCTVSVWEGFQATVNSIAASNKLIRENSDLVMPVRTTADIHAAKAQGKTGILYGFQNAHAFEDQIGYVEVFKQLGVGIVQMCYNTQNLIGTGCYERDGGLSGFGREIVAEMNRVGIMCDLSHVGSKTSEEVILESQKPVCYSHCLPSGLKEHPRNKSDEELKFIADHGGFIGVTMFAPFLKNGIDSTIDDYAEAIEYVMNIAGEDAIGIGTDFTQGHGKEFFEYLTHDKGYARRLTNFGKIVNPLGIRTVGEFPNLTETLLKRGMPERTVRKVMGENWVRVLKDVWGE, from the coding sequence ATGAGCCCAGCCGAAGTACACGCCGATAGCATCGTCATCGACGGTCTGATCATTGCCAAGTGGAACCGCGAACTGTTCGAAGACATGCGCAAGGGCGGCCTGACCGCGGCCAACTGCACGGTATCGGTCTGGGAAGGCTTCCAGGCCACCGTCAACAGCATCGCCGCCAGCAACAAGCTGATTCGCGAGAACAGCGACCTGGTGATGCCGGTGCGCACCACCGCCGACATCCATGCGGCCAAGGCCCAGGGCAAGACCGGCATCCTCTACGGCTTCCAGAACGCCCACGCGTTCGAGGACCAGATCGGCTATGTCGAGGTGTTCAAGCAGCTCGGCGTAGGCATCGTGCAGATGTGCTACAACACCCAGAACCTGATCGGCACCGGCTGCTACGAGCGCGACGGCGGCCTGTCCGGCTTCGGCCGCGAGATCGTCGCCGAGATGAACCGCGTCGGCATCATGTGCGACCTGTCCCACGTCGGTTCGAAGACCAGCGAGGAAGTCATCCTCGAGTCGCAGAAGCCGGTGTGCTACTCGCACTGCCTGCCGTCCGGCCTGAAGGAGCACCCGCGCAACAAGTCCGACGAGGAACTGAAGTTCATCGCCGACCACGGCGGCTTCATCGGCGTGACCATGTTCGCCCCCTTCCTGAAGAACGGCATCGACTCGACCATCGACGACTATGCCGAGGCCATCGAGTACGTGATGAACATCGCCGGCGAGGATGCCATCGGCATCGGCACCGACTTCACCCAGGGTCACGGCAAGGAATTCTTCGAATACCTGACCCACGACAAGGGCTACGCCCGCCGCCTGACCAACTTCGGCAAGATCGTCAACCCGCTGGGCATCCGCACCGTCGGCGAGTTCCCCAACCTGACCGAGACCCTGCTCAAGCGTGGCATGCCCGAGCGCACCGTGCGCAAGGTCATGGGCGAGAACTGGGTGCGCGTCCTCAAGGACGTCTGGGGCGAATAA
- a CDS encoding thioesterase family protein: MSQPPTVYQTAILPDWVDYNGHLRDAFYLLIFSYATDALMDRLGLDEAGRARTGHTLYTLECHLNYLDEVKLGEQVEVRTQLLAQDRKRLHVHHSLHRVGVEASLAESEQMLMNIDTGTSRSAPFDEQVMQQVLALAAAHRDLPQPACVGCVIGLPPVRAQA; the protein is encoded by the coding sequence ATGTCGCAACCCCCGACCGTTTACCAGACCGCGATCCTCCCCGACTGGGTGGACTACAACGGCCACCTGCGCGACGCCTTCTACCTGCTGATCTTCAGCTATGCCACCGACGCGCTGATGGACCGGCTGGGCCTCGACGAGGCCGGGCGGGCGCGTACCGGCCACACCCTGTACACCCTGGAGTGCCACCTGAACTACCTCGACGAGGTCAAGCTGGGCGAGCAGGTCGAGGTGCGCACCCAGCTGCTGGCCCAGGACCGCAAGCGCCTGCACGTTCACCACAGCCTGCACCGCGTAGGCGTCGAGGCCTCGCTGGCGGAAAGCGAGCAGATGCTGATGAACATCGACACCGGCACCTCGCGCTCGGCACCGTTCGACGAGCAGGTGATGCAGCAGGTGCTGGCCCTGGCCGCGGCCCATCGCGACCTGCCGCAGCCGGCCTGCGTCGGCTGCGTGATCGGCCTGCCGCCCGTGCGGGCCCAGGCCTAG
- a CDS encoding gamma-butyrobetaine dioxygenase, whose protein sequence is MNAVDTSLENPPIADWRSYPISADLVEVKGAADALETVWSDGRVSPFHHQWLRDNCSCSKCVYAVTREQLFEIVDVPEQLHPQRTRIDEQGHLLIDWQDGHHSRFHPGWLRAHAYDDASRAERRAQRPQSRLWAAEMNEQLPQFDYQAVMADDQALLHWLLAVRDIGLTQLLGVPTTEDVLPTLAKRISFIRESNFGVLFDVKSKADADSNAYTSFNLPLHTDLPTRELEPGLQFLHCLVNDATGGESVFVDGFAIAEALHQEAPELFRTLCDTPIEFRNKSRTSDYRCLAPIIALDAYGAVSEIRMGNFLKGPFDAPVERMAALYSAYRRFIEMTREPRFRVQRRLEAGQLWCFDNRRTLHARTEFDPSSGARHFKGCYVDRDELLSRIHVLQR, encoded by the coding sequence ATGAACGCCGTAGATACGTCCCTGGAAAACCCGCCGATCGCCGATTGGCGCAGCTACCCGATCAGCGCCGACCTGGTGGAGGTCAAAGGCGCGGCGGATGCGCTGGAAACCGTCTGGAGCGACGGCCGCGTCAGCCCCTTTCACCATCAATGGCTGCGCGACAACTGTTCCTGCAGCAAGTGCGTCTACGCCGTGACCCGCGAGCAGCTGTTCGAGATCGTCGATGTGCCGGAGCAGCTGCACCCCCAGCGCACCCGCATCGACGAGCAGGGCCACCTGCTGATCGACTGGCAGGACGGCCACCACAGCCGCTTTCACCCCGGCTGGTTGCGCGCCCACGCCTACGACGACGCCTCGCGCGCCGAGCGTCGCGCGCAGCGGCCGCAGAGTCGCCTGTGGGCGGCGGAGATGAACGAGCAGCTGCCGCAGTTCGATTACCAGGCGGTGATGGCGGACGACCAGGCGCTGCTGCACTGGCTGCTGGCGGTGCGCGACATCGGCCTGACCCAGTTGCTCGGCGTGCCGACCACCGAGGACGTGCTGCCGACGCTGGCCAAGCGCATCTCCTTCATTCGCGAGAGCAACTTCGGCGTGCTGTTCGACGTGAAGTCCAAGGCCGATGCCGACAGCAATGCCTACACCTCCTTCAACCTGCCGCTGCACACCGACCTGCCGACCCGCGAGCTGGAGCCCGGGCTGCAGTTCCTGCACTGCCTGGTCAACGACGCCACGGGCGGCGAGAGCGTGTTCGTCGACGGCTTCGCCATCGCCGAGGCGCTGCACCAGGAGGCCCCCGAGTTGTTCCGCACCCTGTGCGACACGCCGATCGAGTTCCGCAACAAGAGCCGCACCAGCGACTACCGCTGCCTGGCGCCGATCATCGCCCTGGACGCCTACGGGGCGGTCAGCGAGATTCGCATGGGCAACTTCCTCAAGGGCCCGTTCGACGCGCCCGTCGAGCGCATGGCGGCGCTGTACAGCGCCTACCGGCGCTTCATCGAGATGACCCGCGAACCGCGCTTCCGTGTGCAGCGCCGGCTGGAGGCCGGGCAGCTGTGGTGTTTCGACAACCGCCGCACCCTGCATGCCCGTACCGAGTTCGACCCGAGCAGCGGTGCGCGGCACTTCAAGGGCTGCTATGTCGATCGCGACGAGCTGCTGTCGCGCATCCATGTGCTGCAGCGCTAG
- the choX gene encoding choline ABC transporter substrate-binding protein, with protein MKGLKLVAGCCLATLFSSSLLAAEDASCQKARIGLVGWTDVVATTAVASTLLEGLGYQTTQTQASQQIIFSGIGKKQVDFFLGYWKPLMDDNIKPFLAKGDVKVLAEPGLADGISSLAVPTYLAEAGLKTYADIAKFREQLDGKIYGIDPGTGANTTIQQMIDTDQFGLGGFTLVESSEAAMLAAVGRAVRNNKPVVFFGWKPHPMNIKMDLTYLTGSQDVFGADEGLATVWTVTAPDYAQRCPNASQLLGNLTFSAAQESQLMEPIMAREDAKAVARKWLKDNPQELGRLLAGVTTFDGKDGLAAVQAALE; from the coding sequence ATGAAAGGTCTCAAGCTTGTCGCCGGCTGCTGCCTGGCCACCCTGTTCAGCTCGTCGCTGCTGGCGGCCGAGGATGCCAGCTGCCAGAAGGCGCGCATCGGCCTGGTCGGCTGGACCGATGTGGTGGCCACCACGGCCGTGGCCAGCACCCTGCTCGAAGGCCTGGGCTACCAGACCACCCAGACCCAGGCCTCGCAGCAGATCATCTTCTCCGGCATCGGCAAGAAGCAGGTGGATTTCTTCCTCGGCTACTGGAAGCCGCTGATGGACGACAACATCAAGCCGTTCCTGGCCAAGGGCGATGTCAAGGTGCTCGCCGAGCCCGGCCTGGCCGACGGCATCTCCAGCCTGGCGGTGCCGACCTACCTGGCCGAGGCGGGCCTGAAGACCTACGCCGACATCGCCAAGTTCCGCGAGCAACTGGACGGCAAGATCTACGGCATCGACCCGGGCACCGGCGCCAACACCACCATCCAGCAGATGATCGACACCGACCAGTTCGGCCTCGGCGGTTTCACGCTGGTCGAGTCCAGCGAGGCGGCCATGCTCGCCGCGGTCGGTCGTGCGGTGAGGAACAACAAGCCGGTGGTGTTCTTCGGCTGGAAGCCGCACCCGATGAACATCAAGATGGACCTGACCTACCTGACCGGCAGCCAGGACGTGTTCGGCGCCGATGAGGGCCTGGCCACCGTCTGGACCGTCACCGCCCCGGACTACGCCCAGCGCTGCCCCAACGCCAGCCAGCTGCTGGGCAACCTGACCTTCAGCGCCGCCCAGGAAAGCCAGTTGATGGAGCCGATCATGGCCCGCGAGGACGCCAAGGCCGTGGCGCGCAAGTGGCTCAAGGACAACCCGCAGGAACTCGGCCGGCTGCTGGCCGGCGTGACCACCTTCGACGGCAAGGACGGCCTCGCCGCCGTGCAGGCCGCACTCGAGTAA
- a CDS encoding 3-keto-5-aminohexanoate cleavage protein has product MNYEVIVTCAVTGAGDTVGKNPAIPVTPKQIADAAIEAAKAGATVAHCHVRDPKTGKGSRDVELYREVVERIRESDTDVIINLTAGMGGDLEIGPGEQPMEFGLGSDLVGPLTRLAHIEELRPEICTLDCGTLNFGDGDYIYVATPAQLRAGAKRITELGVKAELEIFDTGHLWFAKQMMKEGLLDDPIFQICLGIPWGAPADTTTMKAMADNLPAGAKWAGFGIGRLQMPMVAQAMLLGGHVRVGLEDNIWLDKGVYATNGTLVERAVEIVQRLGGRVLTPAEGRAKMGLKPRG; this is encoded by the coding sequence ATGAACTACGAAGTGATCGTCACCTGTGCAGTCACCGGCGCCGGCGACACCGTCGGCAAGAACCCGGCCATTCCGGTCACCCCGAAGCAGATCGCCGACGCCGCCATCGAGGCGGCCAAGGCCGGCGCCACCGTGGCCCACTGCCATGTGCGCGACCCCAAGACCGGCAAGGGCAGCCGCGATGTCGAACTGTACCGCGAGGTGGTCGAGCGCATCCGCGAGAGCGACACCGACGTGATCATCAACCTCACCGCCGGCATGGGCGGCGACCTGGAGATAGGTCCGGGCGAGCAGCCGATGGAATTCGGCCTCGGCTCCGACCTGGTCGGCCCGCTGACCCGCCTGGCCCACATCGAGGAGCTGCGCCCGGAGATCTGCACCCTGGACTGCGGCACCCTGAACTTCGGCGACGGCGACTACATCTACGTGGCCACCCCGGCGCAGCTGCGTGCCGGCGCCAAGCGCATCACCGAGCTGGGGGTGAAGGCCGAGCTGGAGATCTTCGACACCGGCCACCTGTGGTTCGCCAAGCAGATGATGAAGGAAGGCCTGCTGGACGACCCGATCTTCCAGATCTGCCTGGGCATCCCGTGGGGCGCTCCGGCCGACACCACCACCATGAAGGCCATGGCCGACAACCTGCCGGCGGGCGCCAAGTGGGCCGGCTTCGGCATCGGCCGCCTGCAGATGCCGATGGTCGCCCAGGCCATGCTGCTGGGCGGCCACGTGCGGGTCGGCCTGGAAGACAACATCTGGCTGGACAAGGGCGTCTACGCCACCAACGGCACCCTGGTCGAGCGCGCGGTGGAGATCGTCCAGCGCCTCGGCGGCCGCGTCCTGACCCCGGCCGAGGGCCGCGCCAAGATGGGCCTCAAGCCCCGCGGCTGA
- a CDS encoding SDR family oxidoreductase, producing the protein MFDDLQQQRVMITAGASGIGRATALAFLAAGARVHICDVDARALDALLGEQPSLSGALVDVGNEAEVERWFAEAQTVLGGLDVLVNNAGIAGPAGHLEGLDSQAWRATFDVNLHSTYYCCKQALPLMKAARGGSIVNISSTAGIMGYPLRTPYAAAKWAVTGLSKSLAMEVGDYGIRVNAICPGSISGARMDGVIAREAKASGKREADVRAAYVSQCSLKTFIDPEDIAAMILFLSSRAGAKITGQALSVDGDTHTLANA; encoded by the coding sequence ATGTTCGACGACCTACAGCAGCAGCGGGTGATGATCACGGCAGGAGCCTCGGGCATCGGCCGGGCCACGGCGCTGGCGTTTCTCGCCGCCGGCGCCCGGGTGCACATCTGCGACGTCGATGCGCGGGCGCTGGACGCCTTGCTCGGCGAACAGCCGTCGCTCAGCGGCGCGCTGGTCGATGTCGGCAACGAGGCCGAGGTCGAGCGCTGGTTCGCGGAGGCCCAGACCGTGCTCGGCGGCCTCGACGTGCTGGTCAACAATGCCGGCATCGCCGGTCCGGCCGGCCACCTCGAGGGTCTGGACAGCCAGGCCTGGCGCGCCACCTTCGACGTCAACCTGCATTCCACCTATTACTGCTGCAAGCAGGCCCTGCCGCTGATGAAGGCGGCCCGTGGCGGCTCGATCGTCAACATCTCCTCCACCGCCGGGATCATGGGCTACCCGCTGCGCACCCCCTATGCGGCGGCCAAGTGGGCGGTGACCGGTCTGTCCAAGTCGCTGGCCATGGAGGTGGGCGACTACGGCATCCGGGTCAACGCCATCTGCCCGGGATCGATCAGCGGCGCCCGGATGGACGGGGTGATCGCCCGCGAGGCCAAGGCCAGCGGCAAGCGCGAGGCTGACGTGCGCGCCGCCTACGTCAGCCAGTGCTCGCTGAAGACCTTCATCGACCCCGAGGACATCGCCGCGATGATCCTGTTCCTCAGCTCCAGGGCCGGGGCCAAGATCACCGGCCAGGCCCTGAGCGTCGACGGCGACACCCATACCCTGGCCAACGCCTGA
- a CDS encoding 4-vinyl reductase, whose amino-acid sequence MAKHAPEMPIEVDSETGVWTTDALPMLYVPRHFFVNNHIGIEEVLGADAYAEILYKAGYKSAWHWCEKEAECHGLSGVAVFEHYMKRLSQRGWGLFKIQSIDLDKGTCEVRLDHSAFVYVYGQCGRKVDYMFTGWFAGAMDQILQAQGSSIRTQAEQVYGASEEGHDHGLFVVKPL is encoded by the coding sequence ATGGCAAAACACGCCCCCGAAATGCCCATCGAAGTCGACAGCGAAACCGGCGTCTGGACCACCGACGCCCTGCCGATGCTCTACGTACCGCGGCATTTCTTCGTCAACAACCACATCGGCATCGAGGAAGTGCTGGGCGCCGACGCCTACGCCGAGATCCTCTACAAGGCCGGCTACAAGTCCGCCTGGCACTGGTGCGAGAAGGAAGCCGAATGCCATGGCCTGTCCGGCGTGGCGGTGTTCGAGCACTACATGAAGCGCTTGTCGCAGCGTGGCTGGGGCCTGTTCAAGATCCAGTCGATCGACCTCGACAAGGGCACCTGCGAGGTGCGCCTGGATCACTCCGCCTTCGTCTACGTGTACGGCCAGTGCGGGCGCAAGGTCGACTACATGTTCACCGGCTGGTTCGCCGGCGCCATGGACCAGATCCTCCAGGCCCAGGGCAGCAGCATCCGCACCCAGGCCGAGCAGGTCTACGGCGCTTCGGAAGAAGGCCACGACCACGGTCTTTTCGTCGTCAAGCCGCTCTAA